The window ATCCTGTGATTCATAAGCATTTACTGAGGGGGTTCAGTTTTACTCATCTTTTCCCCTTAGTACATATTAAGCCATTCTATGAATTTAACCTTAGATGTATCCGGCACATGTTGTGAATGTTTGAAGGTCCCGTTTTGGATCAGTATTTTTACAATGAGATTCTTGTCATGGTCTCTGtgttcccttctctctctctccctctctctctctctctctttcgtctCTGTAGCTAAGTGTTGAGGCAGGGGTGCTGGCTGTAGCCTCTAGTGATATGAATGTGGAAGTGTGGAGGCCCAGACAGTGATAATTCTCCAGTACAATGCTGCAGCGACATCGGAAGACGCACTGCAATTTTCCATTACATGTGCATtcttacaaaatgtgtgtgtgttctggggttttgacattgcaaaaaaaaaaaaaaatcagtaacgGGAGTGGGTGGACCACTGTGGATGTCTTGAAGTTGATTACGTTCTGATTACGCACATCATTAAGGTTTTTATTTCCAAGCAATTTGCCGATGTTAatggtttttatttaataaagattaaTCACTGTATCTTTTATACATTTGATATTGTGCAATGTCTAAGAACCAAGTTCTTatgattttcttatgttttagCAGCTGCTAACAGTGCAATACAACTTATACAACTGACTAAGAGAACTCTAGTGATTGCCTTAATACCTGCTAAATAATTTGTCACATCAACAGTTATAGTTTTTTGTTCCATTTGCTGATTATTAGACTTTTGGATCTTTATTTGATTTGGTTCCTCTGCCATGCAAGTATGAATGCATTACTCAATGTGCATGTTGTATTAGAGTAAGAACATTTATATAAGCCTGTGATTTAAACTGCATCCTGCAATATTCCCAGAGCTCCTGATAAAGGAACTAAAGCAAAACTTTCTGCCTGATCTGATTATAAAACTTTACAATACAATGCCTGTAACATCAAACTTTATAAGTATACATGTACTATAACATACTTGACATTTCCAAAATGCCccagtgtatgaatgagtgtggcCCATAGATGTATTTGCACCCCAGGCCATTTTAGAAATGccaagtagcctaatctgcatgttttgggactgtgggaggaaactggagaacccagaggaaacccaccaggcacaggggaacatgcacacagatctgagGCGGGAATTATACCCAGACCCTGGTACAAGGTGACAGTGATAACAACCAATTACATCATGCATGATTTCATTTGTGGTGCATCGGTTCCATCAGGAAACCACTGCCATTCATCCTGCGATTAGACCAACTGGACCTCTTCACATTCTCTGTACAGTAATAATTATTCAtcagtaaatattaaaatatgaattattgAAATGAAgtaacttttttctttcagcattTCATCTCAGATCAGCAGGTATTCTTTAGTCTCTGTTATATACTCATGTTCTTGTCCACAGTAGTTTTTTCTACTGACACCTTAAACGTTGCTATgttttatgtgtattttttaaaatatatatttaataaaaggtAATATATAAGATAAATTTGCCTTAAGCTGAATTTTGTCAACCAATTTATGAATTAATAATgcataattgtttttaaaacacaagttagataaagtcagagaggccaaaaatattactcaagtaaaagtacttgaCTTAGATGTACTTTGCTACAAGTTGAAGTAccaatacgtttttttttaattcaagtaGAAAGTTAGAAAGAGTTTACAATTCTTGCTCAGTATGTGGGCTAGTTACAGTAGCTCAATCATTTCTAATCTCTCCTTAACTAGTGCATCCATTCAACAGGCTTGAAAAAGAAGCCAGGAGAATACGTAGGCCACACTTTCACAATGTAATTTGTGTGAACATGGACCTCCTGGACTGGTGGAATTGTTTGCGTCCCTCCCAAGTGGGGTGTAGCTTAGTTGTGTGTGACAGCTTGAACGATTATGTTTAGATTGGAATCTATCTAATCAACTTTTGTAATACAAGtctgtattttaaatgtagtgagtaaaagtacagtTTTATCATCAAAAAATTGTTAAGGTGTTAATtagactacagttcggaagatcccaggtttaaaccccacaagttgcccctgttgggcctttgagcgaagccttaaccctcaactgctcggataaatgtaagtcgctttggataagggcatctgccaaatgagtgagtagaagtaaaaatgaTTACATATGGAAAATACTTAAGTAAAGTATAAATACGCAAAAGAAAACTTTGGATAAAATAAGTTCTTTAGGGGTTTGTACTGTATCTCATCTGTCAATTATCAGTCTCTGTAATATCCAATCTTTTCTGATCTCTCtctgtacaagtaaaaaaaaatgtctgagtTAGTTTAACTTAGATTCAATAAGTCCATTAACAGACAACTTATATTCAGTATACGATATACTAAATATAGGTTCTTTAGAAGCGCTAACAATTTGAAAATCTCAAAGtcagaatgtaaatgtatcgtaaataaattaacatttacagcaaCTTACAGAAGTATAAGtaaaatatgtatgtaaaagaataaaattgagacagtacagcaaaaaaaaagggtgcCATGCACCATTCAGACAGAATTAATCTTAACACTGTCTTTATTCGTATATACATATAGCTCTTAAAGTAACACACAAGTCTTTTTGTCCTTGAAGGGGTTGGATGAGGCAGCGATGCCTGTGAGCAGCGGATCTCCACGCCGGTGTTCCTGACAGTATTGCACAAGTTGAGCAGCCGCAGCTGAGATCTAActcataaatacacaaaaacacGTACAGCATGAATTAGACTTCAGTCAACCATAGGGCACCACGCACCCATGCATTCACACATTTATCCATCtacatgcatgtttttggagATGGGAGAAATCACAGTTCACAAGAAAAACATGTGAAACTCCACTCAGACAGTAAACCAAACTAAGGAGCAAGTCGAGGACCCATGGAGAATGCCATCGTGCTGCCCCAAATTAGTGCTTAAATGTatgcactgtatttttttattatgtaatgaAAGTTTAATTAAAGTTATCCTTtcaatatctctgtgaacatcTAATGAACATGTAATACTTGAGACTTCACACTATAGTACAGGAAAGTTTAAATTAACTGTTatgcaacattttaaaaacacgaGACTTGTATATCACAAAATTTTGTTTCTAATTAATTCTCACCTTGATCCTTTCCAGGTTGGCCTCCAGTCTCAGCTGCTCCACAACTTTTCTAGCTTGAAGCACAGTGTTGCTACTGTACACTTTTCCAGCTTCCATCTCACAGCCACTACCTGCAGCATGAGACTGATCACGTCTGTGTGCAGTACAGCTCTTGGCTGCTTAATATTATTCTGCAGTGATAGTAGAGGTTCTCTTTTGAGACACGCTAGATGCTGTTTAAGTTCCACTAAGGTTGTGTAGGGTTGTGGTCTCCCATCCTGGCTATTTAACCCCTGTTGGACTGTCCTCTGCACTCCTGCTCCTGCAGTCACTTCAAAGCTTCTTGTGATGTGGCTGAGTTGAAAGGTTGCACATGCAGGTGCAGAAATGTCACaccaacatcacacaccttcAGAAAAGAAAATCCCCTACAGGggcaaaatgaaatattttgctAACATGCTGCCATAAACGGGTTAGGcgtttgttttaaagaaaatatttttaaaaaattgaaatCTAATTAATTTCACTCAACATGTGGGTTTTGTTTATGTGTAGTACTAGTCCATAGATAAGGTTGCAGGATGgacattagtgtttttttttatattttacttaatatttaaaagaaatgcttttttaattagCAATTTATTCATTAAGACATACAATTTATTGGTGAGATTCAAGTGGTTCCTAACACCCCAAATCTCATGGTGCACAGATTTTGCTGATGCTTTATGTAACGAGAACTAAACACTGACTGTATATAGTGGTTGCTTAAGCCAGCATGTACAATCCTACTGTACTGAAAATTAATTCTTCAGCATTCAAATGGTTACAGAAATCATAAAGAGGgagccaaaaatgtatacacacttcaacagttATTATCTATGCCCTTTTTAAAACTCGAATTAAATTATGTGTAAAGTATTATGTTGTCTCTGAAGGCGTCAGTAGTTGCATCATCGTTGGTGTTATTATGTGACCCGCAGAAGAGAGGCATATGTTTTTCATCTTGAAGTATACATTGTTTTGGGCCCCTCTTTATTATGAgggcatttaagtcaaaccatAACTTTGACTTTCTACAGAAGACTGTAGATGTCAACCATGTTGTGAAGACTGTAGATGTCAACCAGTGAATGACGATTCAGGCTGAGGTGGTGCAGTGGGTTCTGCACCACCTCGGCTTGAATCGACATtcacaaatgtaaaatgtaaattgaaGTTTCTGCAGtcgagtggaatgcctgatccaagtcttttctacatttacatttatatctacatttaggcatttggcaaacgctcttatccagagcgacttacaaaaaaagttaaaaagtttttttttaaagtttctgtCATTGCATAGATACTTACattgggttactaggttactaccTAAGTGCCGTCAGTCAACCACAGTTGGGAAGGGGATTTTTTAGTCCAAGTACTAAAGAAACAAATACGTCTTGAGTTGTCATGTAAAAATAGTCAAAGACTCAGCTGTATGGACacctagaggaagttcatttcaccagctaggtgccagaacagaaaagagtctggatgaatgtcttCCTTGATCCGTGAGAGATGATGTGAACAgatgagcagtgctggaggatcggagggaatgtGGAAAtggtgcgtggtgtgattagagctgagaggtaagtgggtgctgggcgagttttagctttgtagacaagcatcagggttttgaatttgatgttagcagctacagaaagccagtgcagggagtggAGAATTGGAGTGATGTGGGAGAACTTAGGAACGTTGAAAGTAAGACGTGCAgttgcattctggatcagctgcggAGAATAaatggtggacagaggcagacctgccagaagtgagttgcagtagtgcagtcttgaaataacaaaggactaaacaagcacctgagtagcctgtgaagaaaaaaatgggcGGATTCttttaatgttgtaaagaaaaatgtgtggggaaaaatgacagatgattgtccacacTTACCACAAGATTGTGGCCAGTGTCTGAAGCAATCAGGATTCAAATCTGAAggagtgatctgattgttgtccagggagatcacaaggtcttgacctggggatgaatcaccagggatgaacagcagtttgGTTTTACTCAGATTGAGCATCAGCCGATGAGCCGctatccaggatgagatgttaGCCAGACAGTCTGatagaggaaaggagagaataagttgcgtgtcatctgcataacaatggtatgaaaagccATGTGATGATATAACCTTACCAAAAGACCATGTATaaagggagaacagaagagaacCAAGTATTGAaccctgtgggacaccagtagagagtctgcgTTGGCAGATGTGGATCCCCTTCCTGTCACCTAATaagacctatcttctaggtagaaaGCAAACCACTGCCATGCTGTTCCACAGATTCCAAAGCTTGTAGATATAGaaaatagaatcttgtggttcactgtgtcaaatgcagctgacaggtcaaGAGGATTAGGACAGATGATAGTTTAGGtaatctagcagcatggaggtGACTGACAGTCCCTGGGAAATGTACCACTTTGAATCCTGATTGGTTGgaatcattaaggttgttctgtgagcgATGAAGAGACATCTGGTTGTAAACAgtcctttcaagaattttggaaacaAAAGGGAGAAGAGTACATGTTTTGGCCATTAAAAGAGGCCGGCattttcaaatgtaaagcaggcagtccaatcatggcccCAGCATCTTGAAAAgattttttaccttgatggtatccaagcactagtgaaatgctgtgCTTGGTGCTTTAGTGTAGCGggtgattatatagagaaataacgaTTTTTACTCTtgtaattgtgttctgttattctgcacaaacaaaagtcctggtttgatttaaacACCTCTCGTACAATGAATAATTTCTTCACTTATACCTTTAGTAAAAGCCTAATATGTAAGAGCCAGTACAGCCATATTCTTCAAACACTAATCTGTTGCTTCCATCTAAGTAgcaccacagcggaccatccgatcttggcacaggttttacgccggatgccctttctgatgcaacTCGTGCTTGGGACAGTGGGCAATTGCTGGGGATTAAACACAGGCCTTCTACATGGCAGGGAAGACACCTACCACTGATTCACCATGCCCAAAGGACACATATAAACCTCAAAATGGATCAAAGTTTAACTACTGAGACCAATTCACCCAGCTTATTCTTCAGGTCTGGGGTATCCAAACACTTGTTGTTGGGGGCTACATGGGGAGGGGAAAAAcagttacatattttttattacaaatactGTGTTTTTAGTTCAGCTCTGTAGTtgagatttatccactttgtgCAGAAACAGAGTAAATAAAGATTTCACTCACCGATTTATAATTTTAGTAGAAGCAGTGATGCCAGTTGTCCTGGATTATAGTCAGGTCTTGTTtgacatcatacagtatgtaaaatatGTTTGTCTATAGGTACAAGTACACATGAAGTCAAACAAATGAAAAGCTAAGCCATTTGTTTGGTA of the Clarias gariepinus isolate MV-2021 ecotype Netherlands chromosome 16, CGAR_prim_01v2, whole genome shotgun sequence genome contains:
- the gng14 gene encoding GGL domain-containing protein, whose translation is MEAGKVYSSNTVLQARKVVEQLRLEANLERIKISAAAAQLVQYCQEHRRGDPLLTGIAASSNPFKDKKTCVLL